Proteins encoded within one genomic window of Triticum aestivum cultivar Chinese Spring chromosome 2D, IWGSC CS RefSeq v2.1, whole genome shotgun sequence:
- the LOC123056016 gene encoding ethylene-responsive transcription factor ERF003-like: MPKLQKYRGVRQRHWGSWVSEIRHPLLKKTRVWLGSYETAEDAARAYDEAAQLMSGPTARTNFPSGAPVGGSLSPALRAKVEKCCMPTAKGAEMTGAAMARGYDARQNKLEDIIKVVDEEECIEEMIRELTHYGSMEIVLSPACSSSPAP, encoded by the exons ATGCCGAAGCTGCAGAAGTACAGAGGAGTGAGGCAGAGGCACTGGGGCTCCTGGGTCTCCGAGATCCGCCATCCTCTCCT GAAGAAGACTAGGGTCTGGCTTGGCTCGTATGAGACGGCGGAGGACGCGGCACGGGCGTACGACGAGGCGGCGCAGCTCATGAGCGGGCCCACGGCGCGCACCAACTTCCCCTCCGGCGCCCCCGTCGGCGGCAGCCTGTCCCCTGCCCTGCGTGCCAAGGTGGAGAAATGCTGCATGCCGACGGCGAAGGGCGCCGAGATGACCGGGGCGGCCATGGCTAGAGGCTACGACGCCCGCCAAAACAAGCTCGAGGACATCATCAAAGTCGTGGATGAGGAGGAGTGCATCGAGGAGATGATCAGGGAGCTCACCCACTACGGCTCTATGGAGATCGTCCTCTCCCCCGCCTGCTCCAGCAGTCCAGCTCCGTAA